GTGTTCAGGTTTCTGCGAGGTCTTGAGTATCCAGATCTGCGACTTCTTGTCAGCACCCCCACAGTCGCGGATGGGAATCATAAAAGAAGTCGCAGATCTTTTCGGTGGGCGATCGCCTCAAACATCCTGATTAAAGTTGGCGACGTAGAAGATAGAACAATAGTTATTGAAGAGGTATAAATGGACATTTTTGAGACTAGCTGTAACACCTGTGGATTTTGTTTGGATTGGGGAATTGGTGGAACGATGTATGTGATTGATGAGACTGGAAAGCGTGTGCTTGCGCCGCATCCTAGTGAGTTCATCATCATGGATAGAATTCTGGGTGAAAATGCTAGTGAGGAACTCATCAATGAGCGAACTGGTTATTTGGAAGGCTGGCTATGCCTTGATTGTCTTTCGATTAGTTCCCTTGACCTGGAGCGAGATGTTCTCGAATGCCAGAAGTGTCAATCAATTCACGGAAAGTCGGTCAATGACATGATTGGTCAACGATGCCCTAAATGCAACGACCCATCCAGTGAAATTGAGGTCAACTTTACCGGATGGGAAACATAGGATTCTTACCGAGAGATGCTCATGCGGAGGCAATTTCAAACTTAAAGCATATCTAAACTTGCCTCTCCAACATCTTTCAAAATAGACTCAAACTCCCCTCGAATATCAGCAAGTTGACTTAAATCAGCGTTAGAGGCTGCCATTGCAGATTCATTCTGTTTGCGTGCGGCTATGATGTTCTGCTCTAACTGTCCATAGACCTTGGCTTCAAACTCTCTTAATTGATTTTCTATTTGCTGCTCAAGATCTATAGAAAACGACTTAAATTGGCTAGTAATATTTCGGCGGATATCGGCCATTTTCTTTTCATACTCTTGCTCTTGATACATAGCATGAAGCTCAAGCCCCATCGAAGCAATTGCTGCTAGTGAGCCTAAAAACTTTGCAAAATTACTAATATTTTTTGCAATTCCTATTGCTTGCCAGGGCTTAAATTTAAATCCAACGAATTTGCCAATGTCATAAACTAATGTGTGGATCTGGCTGCTTGCTACTTCTGAGGATTTTAGGAAGAACCCACTAGATTCAGGGATAAATTTGCCTATTTCTACTCCAACATTGTCACCAATTTTCTGCAGCCACTCGATTTGACCGCGAATTTGCTCCGCTGTGGAACCTGCAGAAAAAGCTTCCACAGAAATAGTGCTGTCAAAGTTAAGTTGAGCAATGAATTCTTGAGTTAAATTACTTTTTAGTTCATCCTCTATTTCAGATTGGATAGATTGTATCGCTTCATTAAATGCTGTCTCTAAAGATTGACTTGCATTCTCATAATAGCTACGAACATTGATTTCGGATTGTTCATTTAATCTCTCAAAGTTTTCACCGCCAACAGATGAAGCAAGCTTTATTCCCTCATTTACAACTGCTGTTTTCATCTCTAAGGTAACACTTCTGACTTTGGTACGAAGTCGCTCCCTATTTTTATTGATACGACGTATAAATCTTGACAAGATTTCTAGAAAGGCTATATCTTCATTAGAATTTCGAGCAAAGCCAATTT
This genomic window from Synechococcales cyanobacterium T60_A2020_003 contains:
- a CDS encoding 50S ribosome-binding GTPase, which encodes MSQSTPKFQAAEIGDRFKKAYVKFDQLLASANSEDLTKIRYKLREGVKEYKQKGALTVAFIGQYSAGKSTIISALTGRRDIHIDADIATDKTSPYDWNGIRIIDTPGLFTDRQDHDQITYEAISKADLLVFCLTYMLFDTYTVENFKKLAYDKGYRWKMMLVINKMSADAGEEEGKIASYRHSFAEALKPYDLDEFPVCFIDAKDYCEGIDEDDEFLTEISRFNTFVLELNNFVKRRAVLANYDTPVRIVLSSIDEAQIGFARNSNEDIAFLEILSRFIRRINKNRERLRTKVRSVTLEMKTAVVNEGIKLASSVGGENFERLNEQSEINVRSYYENASQSLETAFNEAIQSIQSEIEDELKSNLTQEFIAQLNFDSTISVEAFSAGSTAEQIRGQIEWLQKIGDNVGVEIGKFIPESSGFFLKSSEVASSQIHTLVYDIGKFVGFKFKPWQAIGIAKNISNFAKFLGSLAAIASMGLELHAMYQEQEYEKKMADIRRNITSQFKSFSIDLEQQIENQLREFEAKVYGQLEQNIIAARKQNESAMAASNADLSQLADIRGEFESILKDVGEASLDML